The region CTAACCCACTCTGGTATTTAAGCGGAACACGGTAAACCCGTATTCCTCCCGAAAGGGAAAGCAAACCGCAAGGTAAGCCGATGGGGATGCGGGTAGAGGAAAGCGGAGGAAGCGAAGGCTACTCTGTAATGGAGTAGATAGGGATTGAGCGAAAGCGACATCATCTCACGCGAAAGCGGGCAGACTTCCGTATGGTCTTTCTTTACAAGAGAGTTTGACGAACCTTCTTTAAGGAGGAAAGCAAGATGAGCACAATTCAAATTGTGTCTGCGCCTCCTTACCAGGAGGTGACTTGGCATCAGATCAATTGGGCCAAGTGTCACCGAACGGTCAGGAGGCTGCAAGCGCGTATTGTAAAGGCAACACAGGAGAACAGGCGCCACGATGCGAAAACTTTGGAGCGCCTGCTCACCCGCTCGTTCGCCGGTAAAGCAATCGCTGTCAGACGAGTGACTGAAAATCCTGGCAAACATACCCCTGGGGTCGATGGCAAAACATGGTCTACCCCAGAAAGCAAGTCTGCCGCGATATTGTCTCTTAGTCGGCGTGGTTACAAGCCACTCCCTTTAAGGCGGGTTTACATCCCGAAGAGCAACAACAAGATGCGACCGCTGGGGATTCCGACGATGAAGGATCGGGCCATGCAAGCGCTTTATCTCCTGGCCCTAGAACCGGTCTCGGAAACCACAGCGGATCTGAACTCCTATGGATTCAGACCTGAAAGGTCCACGGCGGACGCCATCGCCCAATGTTTCATTGCATTGGGTAAAACGAAAAGCCCACAGTGGATACTCGAAGGCGATATCCGAGGTTGCTTTGACAATATCAACCATGACTGGCTGGTTACCCATATCCCAATGGATAAGGTGATCCTCCGGAAATGGCTCAAGGCGGGATTCATCGACAAGCAAACCCTTTATCCGACCGAGGCTGGAACACCACAGGGAGGTGTTATCTCTCCCGTCTTGGCCAACATGACACTGGATGGACTGGAAAGAGAACTGGCAAAACGGTTCAAGAGAACGGAGCGAATGCAACGCGTCCATCAAGTGAACATGGTCCGATATGCAGATGACTTCATCATCACCGCTAAATCAAAAGAACTGTTAGAGGATGAGGTCAAACCGCTGGTGGAAAAATTTCTCATGACCAGGGGCCTGGAACTCTCAAAAGAAAAGACCAGGATTACACATATCGAGGAAGGGTTTGATTTCCTCGGGCAAAACGTACGCAAG is a window of Candidatus Manganitrophus noduliformans DNA encoding:
- the ltrA gene encoding group II intron reverse transcriptase/maturase codes for the protein MSTIQIVSAPPYQEVTWHQINWAKCHRTVRRLQARIVKATQENRRHDAKTLERLLTRSFAGKAIAVRRVTENPGKHTPGVDGKTWSTPESKSAAILSLSRRGYKPLPLRRVYIPKSNNKMRPLGIPTMKDRAMQALYLLALEPVSETTADLNSYGFRPERSTADAIAQCFIALGKTKSPQWILEGDIRGCFDNINHDWLVTHIPMDKVILRKWLKAGFIDKQTLYPTEAGTPQGGVISPVLANMTLDGLERELAKRFKRTERMQRVHQVNMVRYADDFIITAKSKELLEDEVKPLVEKFLMTRGLELSKEKTRITHIEEGFDFLGQNVRKYKDKLLIMPSRKNIKAFLDKVRGIVKGNMTIKQEGLIDFLNPVIRGWANYHKHIVAKKTFQSVDHQIHKLLWRWVKRRHPNKGARWIKEKYFTKVGNREWMFSLKRIQQDTGETLPVRLLFKATSVKISRHIKVRAEANPFDPKWETYFEKRLDIKMVGDLGGRRKLLYLWKEQDGICPICHEKITSLTQWNCHHLVERAKGGLNKLNNMILLHPNCHRQAHSQGLKVVKPAPQKGL